The Bacillus sp. Y1 genome has a window encoding:
- a CDS encoding deoxynucleoside kinase, with protein MNLRTKYGIPANSVITIAGTVGVGKSTITNALANALDFRTSFEKVDTNPYLDKFYADFTRWSFHLQVYFLAERFKEQKRIFEYGGGFIQDRSIYEDTGIFAKMHFEKGTMSKVDYETYTSLFEAMVMTPYFPHPDLLIYLEGSIDDIIGRIKERGRPMEQQTPIDYWNEMHQRYEDWINSFSACPVLRININEYDIKDDESSIEPVIERISNHIKQSQLLKR; from the coding sequence ATGAACCTTCGAACTAAATATGGAATACCTGCTAACTCGGTTATTACCATTGCAGGGACAGTGGGAGTTGGGAAGTCTACGATAACGAACGCTCTTGCTAATGCACTTGATTTTCGTACCTCCTTTGAAAAAGTAGATACGAATCCTTATTTAGATAAATTTTATGCAGACTTTACTAGATGGAGCTTTCACTTGCAAGTATACTTCCTTGCAGAACGATTTAAAGAACAAAAGCGCATCTTCGAATATGGCGGAGGATTTATCCAAGACCGTTCGATTTATGAAGATACAGGGATTTTTGCAAAAATGCATTTCGAAAAAGGTACGATGTCTAAGGTAGATTACGAAACCTATACGAGCCTTTTCGAGGCAATGGTTATGACACCGTATTTCCCTCATCCAGATCTACTTATTTATTTAGAGGGATCCATTGATGACATCATCGGTAGAATTAAAGAGCGTGGACGTCCAATGGAACAGCAAACACCGATTGATTATTGGAATGAAATGCATCAACGTTATGAAGATTGGATTAACTCATTCTCGGCATGTCCTGTGTTACGAATTAATATTAATGAATACGACATCAAGGATGACGAATCTTCCATCGAACCAGTGATCGAACGTATTTCCAATCATATAAAGCAATCACAATTACTAAAAAGATAA
- a CDS encoding serine hydrolase yields the protein MTLTIAFTLSFATSVSPVKAEEDPLGITAEAAILLDAETGKILYAKNIDVVLGVASMSKMMTEYLLLEAIAEGKIKWDQKVKINAYVHELSAAPGLSNVGLTEGEDYTVEELYQAMAIHSGNAATVALAELMAGSETNFITLMNKKAEELQLGDYKFVNSSGLNNSSLLGNHPAGGADEENVMSARATAKLAYHLINDYPEVIETAKMPELQFRDGRTYKNFNWMLPGLIFEYAGVDGLKTGSTDFAGAGFTATAEKDGQRVIAVVMKAATKDERFTEMRKILDYAFGNFTEEEIVEKGYQVKGQKTLPVTKGKEDEVSIESKESISMVVKNGEKDQYKTVLKLDEDKLNEDGELTAPVKKGDKVGTLTIEPVEGEGLGFLTESGQKQITVDVIATEDVEKANWFVLMMRGVGGFFGNLWDSASSAVKGIF from the coding sequence ATGACCTTGACTATTGCATTCACATTATCGTTTGCAACAAGTGTTTCACCCGTAAAGGCAGAAGAGGATCCACTTGGAATTACTGCGGAAGCAGCCATTCTACTTGATGCAGAGACTGGGAAGATTCTTTATGCAAAAAATATAGATGTTGTACTGGGTGTCGCATCTATGTCGAAAATGATGACCGAATACCTGCTGCTTGAAGCAATTGCTGAAGGTAAGATTAAATGGGATCAAAAAGTGAAAATCAATGCGTATGTTCATGAACTATCAGCTGCGCCTGGTCTATCCAATGTGGGGTTAACTGAAGGAGAAGATTATACGGTTGAAGAGCTTTATCAAGCAATGGCCATTCATTCTGGGAATGCTGCCACTGTTGCATTAGCAGAACTAATGGCCGGATCTGAAACAAATTTCATCACACTTATGAATAAAAAGGCTGAAGAACTACAATTAGGGGATTATAAGTTTGTAAATTCAAGTGGACTTAATAACAGCAGTTTATTAGGAAATCACCCAGCTGGTGGGGCTGATGAGGAAAATGTGATGTCAGCTAGAGCGACTGCTAAGCTTGCTTACCATTTAATTAATGATTATCCTGAGGTAATTGAAACAGCAAAAATGCCTGAACTTCAATTCAGAGATGGTCGAACATATAAGAATTTTAACTGGATGCTTCCAGGTCTTATTTTCGAATATGCGGGTGTAGATGGATTAAAAACAGGCTCAACTGATTTTGCAGGAGCTGGGTTTACAGCAACTGCTGAAAAAGACGGACAACGTGTGATTGCGGTTGTTATGAAAGCTGCTACAAAGGACGAACGTTTTACAGAAATGAGAAAAATATTAGATTATGCATTCGGTAACTTTACGGAAGAAGAAATCGTTGAAAAAGGGTACCAAGTAAAGGGACAAAAGACGTTACCAGTAACAAAAGGGAAAGAAGACGAAGTATCCATTGAGTCAAAGGAAAGCATCTCCATGGTTGTTAAAAATGGAGAAAAAGATCAATACAAAACGGTTTTAAAATTGGATGAAGATAAGCTGAATGAAGACGGAGAGCTAACGGCTCCAGTAAAAAAAGGTGATAAGGTGGGAACACTCACAATTGAGCCCGTCGAAGGTGAAGGGTTAGGGTTCCTTACTGAATCTGGCCAAAAGCAAATTACTGTTGACGTTATCGCTACAGAAGATGTAGAAAAAGCTAACTGGTTTGTTTTAATGATGCGCGGAGTTGGGGGCTTTTTTGGAAACCTATGGGACAGTGCCTCTTCAGCGGTTAAAGGAATATTTTAA
- the pdxS gene encoding pyridoxal 5'-phosphate synthase lyase subunit PdxS encodes MKTGTDRVKRGMAEMQKGGVIMDVVNAEQAKIAEEAGAVAVMALERVPSDIRAAGGVARMADPRIMEEVMNAVSIPVMAKARIGHIVEARILEAMGVDYIDESEVLTPADEEYHLYKSDFTVPFVCGCRDLGEAARRIGEGASMLRTKGEPGTGNIVEAVRHIRKVNAQVRKVVGMNVDELMTEAKLLGAPFELLLQIKELGRLPVVNFAAGGVATPADAALMMELGADGVFVGSGIFKSDNPAKFARAIVEATTHYQDYKLIAELSKELGTPMKGIEISSLAPEARMQDRGW; translated from the coding sequence ATGAAAACAGGTACAGATCGAGTTAAACGTGGTATGGCAGAAATGCAAAAGGGCGGCGTCATTATGGACGTTGTTAACGCAGAGCAAGCAAAAATTGCTGAAGAAGCTGGTGCTGTTGCAGTTATGGCGCTTGAAAGAGTGCCTTCAGATATTCGTGCGGCTGGTGGAGTAGCTCGTATGGCTGACCCACGTATTATGGAAGAAGTAATGAATGCTGTTTCTATTCCTGTAATGGCTAAAGCACGTATTGGACATATTGTAGAGGCTCGTATTTTAGAAGCAATGGGTGTTGACTACATCGATGAGAGTGAAGTATTAACACCAGCTGATGAAGAATATCATCTGTACAAGAGTGACTTTACGGTTCCTTTTGTATGTGGATGTCGTGACCTAGGGGAAGCTGCTCGTCGTATTGGTGAAGGTGCATCTATGCTTCGTACGAAAGGTGAACCTGGAACTGGAAACATCGTTGAAGCTGTTCGACATATTCGTAAAGTAAATGCTCAAGTACGTAAAGTAGTAGGAATGAATGTGGACGAGCTTATGACAGAAGCTAAGCTTCTAGGAGCACCATTTGAGCTTCTTCTTCAAATTAAGGAGTTAGGACGTTTACCGGTTGTTAACTTCGCAGCTGGTGGGGTTGCAACGCCTGCAGATGCTGCTTTAATGATGGAGCTAGGTGCTGATGGAGTATTCGTAGGATCTGGAATCTTTAAATCAGATAACCCAGCTAAGTTTGCTCGTGCAATTGTAGAAGCAACAACTCATTACCAAGACTACAAACTAATTGCTGAGCTTTCAAAAGAGCTAGGAACGCCAATGAAGGGTATTGAAATCTCTTCTTTAGCTCCAGAAGCTCGTATGCAAGACCGTGGATGGTAA
- the pdxT gene encoding pyridoxal 5'-phosphate synthase glutaminase subunit PdxT: MVKVGVLGLQGAVREHVRSIEESGAEAVVIKTKDQLEEVDGLIMPGGESTTMRRLIDKYDFMGSLKEFAQSGKPMFGTCAGLILMAKELVGYDQPHIGAMDVKVERNSFGRQRESFEADLDIAGVGGNYPAVFIRAPHIVAAGENVEILAKHENRIVFAREGQFLGCSFHPELTEDHRITQYFINMVKEAKK, encoded by the coding sequence ATGGTTAAAGTAGGAGTATTAGGCCTTCAAGGAGCTGTACGTGAGCATGTACGGTCCATTGAAGAGAGTGGGGCAGAAGCAGTTGTGATCAAAACAAAAGACCAGCTTGAAGAAGTGGATGGATTGATCATGCCTGGTGGAGAAAGTACAACGATGCGCCGCTTAATCGATAAGTACGATTTTATGGGGAGCCTTAAGGAGTTTGCGCAATCAGGAAAACCAATGTTCGGAACTTGTGCAGGACTTATCTTAATGGCTAAGGAGCTTGTTGGTTACGATCAACCTCATATTGGTGCGATGGATGTAAAAGTGGAGCGAAACTCATTTGGACGCCAACGTGAAAGCTTTGAAGCAGATTTAGATATTGCTGGTGTTGGTGGAAACTATCCAGCAGTCTTTATTCGTGCCCCACATATTGTTGCTGCAGGTGAGAATGTTGAAATCCTTGCGAAGCATGAAAATCGCATTGTTTTTGCTAGAGAGGGACAATTCCTTGGTTGCTCCTTTCATCCAGAATTAACAGAGGATCACCGTATCACACAGTATTTTATCAATATGGTAAAAGAAGCGAAAAAATAA
- the serS gene encoding serine--tRNA ligase, giving the protein MLDLKFLRANFEEVKEKLQHRGEDLTDLGKFEELDRTRRELILEVEQLKSKRNEVSQQVAVLKREKQDADQLIAEMKEVGDKIKGLDDQLRDVEETLEKLLLSIPNIPHESVPVGETEDDNVEIRKWGEIPNFDFEPKPHWDVADGLGIVDFERAGKVTGSRFVFYKGLGAKLERALFNFMLDLHTEEHGYEEVLPPYIVNRASMTGTGQLPKFEEDAFRIESEDFFLIPTAEVPVTNLHRDEILSGEDLPINYAAFSACFRSEAGSAGRDTRGLIRQHQFNKVELVKFVKPEDSYEELEKLTGHAEKVLQLLGLPYRVLSMCTGDLGFTAAKKYDIEVWIPSYETYREISSCSNFESFQARRANIRFRREPKGKPEAVHTLNGSGLAIGRTVAAILENFQQADGSVVIPEVLRPYMGNREVIK; this is encoded by the coding sequence ATGTTAGATTTAAAATTTTTGCGTGCTAATTTTGAAGAAGTAAAGGAAAAGCTTCAGCATCGTGGAGAAGATTTAACGGATCTAGGTAAATTCGAAGAACTGGATCGTACACGTAGAGAGTTAATTTTAGAAGTAGAGCAATTGAAAAGTAAGCGGAACGAAGTTTCTCAACAAGTAGCGGTGCTTAAGAGAGAAAAGCAGGATGCAGATCAATTGATTGCTGAGATGAAAGAAGTAGGAGACAAAATTAAAGGATTAGATGATCAGTTACGTGATGTTGAGGAAACATTGGAGAAACTTCTACTAAGCATTCCAAATATCCCGCATGAAAGTGTCCCTGTTGGTGAAACAGAGGATGATAACGTTGAAATTCGTAAATGGGGAGAGATTCCTAACTTTGACTTTGAACCAAAGCCACATTGGGATGTAGCGGATGGTCTAGGAATTGTAGACTTCGAGAGAGCGGGTAAAGTTACGGGAAGCCGTTTCGTCTTTTATAAGGGCTTAGGTGCTAAATTAGAGCGTGCATTGTTTAATTTTATGCTAGATTTGCACACTGAAGAGCATGGTTATGAAGAGGTTCTACCTCCGTACATCGTAAACCGTGCCAGCATGACTGGAACAGGACAACTTCCGAAATTTGAAGAGGATGCCTTCCGAATTGAAAGCGAAGATTTTTTCTTAATCCCAACAGCAGAAGTTCCTGTAACGAATTTACACCGTGATGAAATTTTAAGCGGTGAAGATTTACCAATTAACTATGCAGCCTTTAGTGCTTGCTTCCGCTCTGAAGCCGGATCTGCTGGTAGAGATACAAGAGGCTTGATTCGCCAGCATCAGTTTAACAAAGTGGAGCTTGTAAAGTTTGTTAAGCCTGAGGATTCATACGAAGAGCTTGAAAAATTAACAGGTCATGCGGAAAAGGTATTACAGCTTTTGGGCCTTCCGTATCGTGTATTAAGCATGTGTACGGGAGATCTTGGCTTTACTGCAGCGAAAAAATACGATATTGAAGTTTGGATTCCGAGTTATGAAACCTATCGTGAGATTTCTTCTTGTAGTAACTTTGAGAGCTTCCAAGCGCGCCGAGCTAACATTCGCTTTAGACGTGAACCGAAAGGAAAGCCAGAGGCTGTGCATACCCTAAACGGTTCAGGTCTAGCAATTGGTCGTACTGTTGCGGCAATCCTAGAAAACTTCCAGCAAGCTGATGGTAGTGTGGTCATTCCGGAAGTGTTACGTCCGTATATGGGGAACCGTGAAGTGATAAAATAA
- a CDS encoding deoxynucleoside kinase, producing the protein MGETPFITVEGPIGVGKTSLAKVISDHFQFALLREIVDENPFLGKFYENIEEWSFQTEMFFLCNRYKQLGDIQKLYLTKNEPVVADYHIFKNLIFAQRTLSKEEYDKYFNIYQILTKDMPKPNVIIYLHASLDTLLSRIKMRGREIEKNISPLYLEQLSIDYDHAISEFEKLHPEIPVLRFSGDELDFVKNKNDLDRIINQLTTSLEKGVCNHEPSN; encoded by the coding sequence ATGGGGGAAACGCCTTTTATCACGGTAGAGGGGCCAATTGGTGTGGGCAAAACATCATTAGCCAAGGTGATTTCTGATCACTTCCAATTTGCATTACTTCGGGAGATCGTTGATGAAAACCCATTTTTAGGGAAGTTTTATGAAAACATTGAAGAATGGAGCTTTCAAACCGAGATGTTTTTCTTATGTAACCGATACAAGCAACTCGGAGACATTCAGAAGTTATATCTTACCAAAAACGAGCCGGTCGTAGCCGATTATCATATATTTAAAAACCTCATTTTTGCTCAGCGTACACTAAGTAAGGAAGAGTATGATAAGTATTTTAATATTTATCAAATATTAACTAAAGATATGCCAAAACCGAACGTCATTATTTATTTACATGCTAGTTTAGATACTCTTTTATCTCGGATAAAAATGCGCGGTCGAGAAATTGAGAAGAATATAAGCCCTCTATATCTTGAGCAATTATCCATTGATTATGATCATGCGATAAGTGAGTTTGAAAAATTGCATCCTGAAATACCTGTTTTACGATTTAGCGGAGACGAGCTAGACTTTGTGAAAAACAAGAATGACCTAGACAGGATTATCAACCAGTTAACAACATCGTTAGAAAAAGGAGTATGTAATCATGAACCTTCGAACTAA